The stretch of DNA TAGTTGATTTAAAAGAACAACAAATTGATCAATATAAAAACATCCATAATAAAACCCCCAATGAAATTGTCGACGAAATCAGCCGGCTCGAGGAAAAAATCCAGATACTCGATAACATATGTGAAGCCCTGTACCATCATGGGGCAATAAACTCCCTGCCAAGCCGAGACAAAAGTACAGCGAAAAAACAGGAAGACAAAATTATTGAACAGAATAAAATGCTAGATGAAATTCGGGATCAAATAATACTCACTTAATTTCAGGGCCATTAATTTCCTGAAACGCTGCGGCACCGTTGCAAATTTCTCCTTTGAACTGTGCCGCACCAGGTAATATTCAATTCGTCAAACCAGCACCTTCAGCTTTAGCCTCAAGCCTGTCTCAAACGCTAAAGCGATTAATCGTATACGCCCCATAAGCCGCAATAAAGTCATCGAAAGAATCCGCCTCTTCCCGCTCAAGCCTCGCCTGTTCCCTGAGTGACTCAATGCCAAGCCGGGCGAACTCTTCGGCTTGCGCTGCGGCCAAAGGCCGCTCAATAAAATAGGCCGCATGCGCACGGCTTTGCGCCAGACCAAACGCGAGAAACCCTTGTTGCCGTTCGCGCATCGTTTGCAGCACGCGCGCCGATGGCGTCAGCGAGGCATCCGCCAGCTTGGCGCGCTGCGTTGCCACCGCACGGACATGCACGTCGTCACCGCGCAGCGCATCGAGTGCCGCCGCGGCACGCTCGATCTGCGCCATCAGCGCGTCAGCCCAATCACGCATCGCTACCGGCTCGCCGTCACGCACAAGCTCAAGCCCAGGCTTGCGTCCTTCCAGTGTCACCAGGCCGAAATTCTGATTGGCTTCGGCATAAGCACCGGGCGGCAAGGCGGGGCTGTCATCGAGCGCACAGACCAGCAAATAGGCATCCAGAAAACGCGAGGTTTCGAGCGAAATGCCAGTCGGCTCAAATGGATCAATATCCATGCAGCGCACTTCGACGTACTGCACCCCTCGTGCAGCCAGCGCATGCAGCGGACGCTCACCCGAATGCGTCACACGCTTGGGCCGGATCGTCGAATAAAACTCGTTTTCGATCTGCAACACATGGGTGTTGATCTGCACCCACTCACCATCGCGCCGCGTGCCTATCGCCTCATATGGGGGATACGGCTGGCTGACCGCTTGTGCGAGCCCATCGAGATAACCGGGCAGCGTGTCGTAATCCGCATGCAGCGCGGCCTGCGCCGACGTATTTGAATACCCTAGATCGCTCATGCGCAAGCTCGTGGCATAAGGGCGATACAAGGTGTCGGCGTCGAATGTTTCCAGCGTATGCGCACGGCCGCGCAAAAAACGTCGGTCCAGCGCGGGCGATGCGCCAAACAGATACATCAGCAGCCAACTGGTCCGGCGGAAATTGCGAATTAGCGCGAGATAACGTTCGGACTGGAAATCCACGGCACTCGCCATGGATTGCTGGTCGGCATGCAACACACGCCATGTTTCTTCATGAAGCGAATAGTTATAGTGAATGCCCGCGATGCATTGCATCGTGCGGCCATAGCGCAGCGCAAGACCCATGCGATACACGCGCTTCAAGCGGCCAATATTCGAGGTACCGTATTGCGCCAGCGGAATATCTTCGTCCCGCGCGGGCAGCAAACCCGGCATCGAGTTATTCCATAACATCTCGCCCTCATCCAGGCTGGCATAGACAAAACGGTGCAGTTCATCGAGCTTGTCGAGCGTGATAGCGACATCCGGTTCAGCCGGTGTGATGAGTTCGAGCAAGGCTTCGGAATAATCGGTGGTCAGCGAAGGATGGCTCAATGCCGAGCCCAGCTTGTGAGGATGCGGCGTCAGCGCGAGCTGGCCTGTGGCCGTGACACGCAAGCTTTCTTTTTCGATGCCGCGCAGGCCCCGCAACAAGGGATTGGGCTGGAGTGACGCGGCGGCAAGCACCGTCAGGCGATGCTCAAGCGCATCGGGGTAACGCGAAAGTGGGCTGTTTGGGTTTGACATTGAGGCAAGTGGAATGTTGGCGGCCAATGCGTTGTAATCGCACCGTGATACGAACAAAAACGGCCGGTGCAATGTCGTCTAGCGGGCCACTTTAACATCTCGCCACGCACGCTGCTTGAGGTCACCTGACACCCTGTCTGGCGGGCTTTCTCACCATTTTTCCACCGTTTTTCTGACCACGTGTCCGCTGTTGTGACACGCATGACGACGTGAACAGGAAACGTTTTCGACACGCGCCTGGCTGCCCTCACCACTATTCACTATCGCCAGGCATCGCCCAACCTACCCACCGCGCGCCGCTCCAGCCCTGTCGGCGATCTCATTCCAGAGATGCATCGCCGCATACGCCCGCCAGGGCCGCCATGCGTTCGTGCGGCGGCGCTGTTGTGCCGGACGCAGCAGTCCAGGCTCGCGCGCCGCGATGGCCTGCATCAGCACAAGATCGGTCTCCGGCCAGGCATCCGCATCACGCCAGGCGCGCATCGCCACATACTCGAGCGTCCATGGACCAATGCCCGGCAGCGCCAGCAACATCGCGCGCAACGATGCCAGATCGGCATCCGCCTGTTCAAGCGGCAACGCGCCGCAAGCCACCGCTTGCGCGAACCCCTGAAGCGCGGCGACACGCTTGCCAGGCATCCCGATCTGCGTCAGATCCGCCGTGGCCAGACGCTCAGGTGTAGGAAAGCGCCATTCCGGCACAGTGGGCCCCACGTCAGCACGACGTTCGCCTGCGCGCTGCACGAGACGTCCGATGAGCGTCGTCGCCGCTTTCACGCTAACTTGCTGGCCGACGATCGCTCGCACGACCAGCTCGAAGCCCGACCATGCGCCAGGTACGCGCAGGCCAGGCACTTTGGCAATCAGCGGCCCGAGCCAGACATCCGCTGCAAAATGAGCCCGGATGACATCCGGATCAGCCTGCAAGTCGAACATCCGTGAAAGCGGTTCAACCAACGCCTTAGCATGCCGGCTCACCTCGCCATCGAGCCGGACGCACAACACATGACGTAGCGGATCGCATTGCACCGTCAGCCAGCCGCTATCGCCAGACCAGTCGATGACACGACGATAACGATGGTCGTCGATGAACTCCACGCCCGGCGTTGCCCGTCCTGCAAAAAAACGTAGCAGGCGCGGCCAGTCGAAGGGCGGTTTAAATGGCAACTCGAACGTTGCCGTGGCAGACGATGACGGAAGACGGCGCATCAAGCAGCGTCGTTTTGCTGAACGGCAACGTCAGTTGCACGTGCCTCAGCCGCGAGCAGCGCGGCCTTGCGCTCAAGCCCCCAGCGAAACCCTGCTAGCGCACCGCTTTTTTGCTTCACGCGATGACATGGAATCGCCAGCGCAACCGGGTTCGCCGCGCAAGCACTGGCCACCGCGCGCACTGCACGCGGCGCACCAATGGCGGCCGCGATTTCGGAGTAACTGCGGGTTTCGCCATAGGGAATAGCCTGCAACGCTTTCCAAACCCGTTGCTGAAATGCCGTCGCCGAAATATCGAGCGGCAGGACAACCTGCTGACGCGAGCCCTCCAGATACGCCAGCACTTGCGCAACAAAGGGCTCGAGCCGCACGGGATCGGCACGCAGTTCAGCCTGTGCCAGCAGGATGCGCAACGCATCAACCAGCGCGTCACCCTCATCACCGAAAGCGATCTGACAAATCCCTTTACCTGTCGCGGCGATCAGCACGAGGCCCAATGGCGTGGACGCCAGCGTGTAATGCACGATCAGCCCAGCCCCCTGGCGGCGAAATAACGAAGGATTCATTCCCAGCTCTCCAGAAACCGCGTCATATAAACGTGAAGTCGCGGTATACCCGGCATCGGCACTTGCGCCGGTCACGCTCCGGCCTTCGTGAAGCGCGCTGCGCAACGCCGCGCCACGCCGGGCAGCCTGATACTGACGTGGAGAGACACCGACGACACGAGTAAATACCCGCTGCAGATGAAAAGGGCTGACATGCACCGCACGGCTCAACTCGGCCAAGGTCAAGCGTTGCGGCGCGAGTTGGTCCAGTACGGCGCAGGCGCGCTGAACGAGTGTCAGATCGCGTGGCAGCTTGCCTGGCTGACAGCGTTTGCAGGTGCGATAACCCGCAGCCAACGCGTCATCGGCCGAATTGAAGAACTGGACATTCTCACGACGCGGCTGGCGTGATGCGCAGGATGGACGGCAAAACACGCCGGTTGTCCTAACCGCATAAAAAAAGACACCATCCGCCTCGGCATCGTGACTGGCAACGGCACGCCAGCGTTCAGCATCGGTGGAATAGGAGGAATCGGTGGTTATCATCGCGGCTTCGAAGACGGTTCGGATAACAACCACTGTAGCGTGCAAGTGTCATCGTGACGTCCCGTTTCTTGCTCTGTCATTGCTACGTCACCATCCTGTCATGACTCTGTCACTGCTTTGTCACTGTTATGTCACGGCGACCCAATAGTGACAAACGATGTCGGCCAGACTCGCCGCGCTTCTGCGACAAATTGCCACCGCACCGGGTTTTCCCTTAAAAAAATATTGCGTCGCATCAACCCCGTGTGTATAGTCATTTTTGTCTCCTCCATGTCTCCTCCTGATATGGATTCAGCCTGCTCTCCGTGAGCAGGCTTTTTTTTGCCCGTCGTGGCATTTCATGCGTTCGCGGGTGCCTTCAACACGGTCCACTCAAGCGCTACAGCATCCGCTTCGGCACTGCCAAGCCATGCCGCGCCATCTTGCACCGTGCATTGCAAACGCATCGTGCGTTCCGCCAAGCCACCCAGCGCCGCCGCTAC from Paraburkholderia hayleyella encodes:
- the gshA gene encoding glutamate--cysteine ligase, with protein sequence MSNPNSPLSRYPDALEHRLTVLAAASLQPNPLLRGLRGIEKESLRVTATGQLALTPHPHKLGSALSHPSLTTDYSEALLELITPAEPDVAITLDKLDELHRFVYASLDEGEMLWNNSMPGLLPARDEDIPLAQYGTSNIGRLKRVYRMGLALRYGRTMQCIAGIHYNYSLHEETWRVLHADQQSMASAVDFQSERYLALIRNFRRTSWLLMYLFGASPALDRRFLRGRAHTLETFDADTLYRPYATSLRMSDLGYSNTSAQAALHADYDTLPGYLDGLAQAVSQPYPPYEAIGTRRDGEWVQINTHVLQIENEFYSTIRPKRVTHSGERPLHALAARGVQYVEVRCMDIDPFEPTGISLETSRFLDAYLLVCALDDSPALPPGAYAEANQNFGLVTLEGRKPGLELVRDGEPVAMRDWADALMAQIERAAAALDALRGDDVHVRAVATQRAKLADASLTPSARVLQTMRERQQGFLAFGLAQSRAHAAYFIERPLAAAQAEEFARLGIESLREQARLEREEADSFDDFIAAYGAYTINRFSV
- a CDS encoding DNA-3-methyladenine glycosylase family protein, which encodes MRRLPSSSATATFELPFKPPFDWPRLLRFFAGRATPGVEFIDDHRYRRVIDWSGDSGWLTVQCDPLRHVLCVRLDGEVSRHAKALVEPLSRMFDLQADPDVIRAHFAADVWLGPLIAKVPGLRVPGAWSGFELVVRAIVGQQVSVKAATTLIGRLVQRAGERRADVGPTVPEWRFPTPERLATADLTQIGMPGKRVAALQGFAQAVACGALPLEQADADLASLRAMLLALPGIGPWTLEYVAMRAWRDADAWPETDLVLMQAIAAREPGLLRPAQQRRRTNAWRPWRAYAAMHLWNEIADRAGAARGG
- the ada gene encoding bifunctional DNA-binding transcriptional regulator/O6-methylguanine-DNA methyltransferase Ada — encoded protein: MITTDSSYSTDAERWRAVASHDAEADGVFFYAVRTTGVFCRPSCASRQPRRENVQFFNSADDALAAGYRTCKRCQPGKLPRDLTLVQRACAVLDQLAPQRLTLAELSRAVHVSPFHLQRVFTRVVGVSPRQYQAARRGAALRSALHEGRSVTGASADAGYTATSRLYDAVSGELGMNPSLFRRQGAGLIVHYTLASTPLGLVLIAATGKGICQIAFGDEGDALVDALRILLAQAELRADPVRLEPFVAQVLAYLEGSRQQVVLPLDISATAFQQRVWKALQAIPYGETRSYSEIAAAIGAPRAVRAVASACAANPVALAIPCHRVKQKSGALAGFRWGLERKAALLAAEARATDVAVQQNDAA